CGGAGGTAGCCCCATGCCGTTGAAGCCGTTTCGCGGGGTGTCCCCCCGCGTCCATCCGAGCTGCTTCATCGAGGACTCCGCCCAGGTGGTGGGCGATGTGGAGCTGGGCGAGGACTCGTCCATCTGGTTCAACTCCGTGCTGCGCGGGGACGTGAACTCCATCCGCATCGGCAAGCGCACCAACATCCAGGACCTCACCATGATCCACGTCACCAGCCAGGGTGACTCGACGACGGTGGGCGACGACTGCACGGTGGGCCACCGGGTCATCCTCCACGGGTGCGTCGTGGGCCACCGGGTGCTGGTGGGCATGGGCGCCATCCTGATGGACGGCGTGGAGGTGGGGGACGACTGCATCATCGGCGCGGGCACGCTGCTGACGCCCGGGACGAAGATTCCCCCGGGGTCGCTGGTGGTGGGCTCGCCCGGCAAGGTGAAGCGCCCCATCCACGACGGCGAACGCGAGTTCCTGGTGCAGTCCGCCCTCCACTACGTGCACACCGCCGCCGAACACCGCGCCAGCCGCTGACGCGGCCGCGTTGTGCGTGTTAGGAACACCCCATGGCGCTCGCCCCCGAGACGACCCTGAAGGCCTGTCCGCTCTTCAAGGGCTTCACCGACACCGGCATCTCCATCTTCGCGGCGGCGGCCGTGTCGCGTGCCTTCCCCAAGGGGACGGCCTTGTTCACCGAGGGCAAGGCGGGGGATTCGCTGCTGATCGTCGGTGAGGGCACGGTGCGGCTGAGCGCCCGGAGCCCCTCGGGCGAAGACGTGCCCCTGGGCGAGGTGACTGTCGGAGAGCCCCTGGGCGAACTGGCGCTCGTGCAGAAGGGCGAGCGGCTGTGCTCGGCCACGGCCCAGACGGACGTGATGGCGCTGGAGATCCGCGCGGCGGACTTCCAGAAGCTGCTCGCGCAGAAGCCGCAGGCCTGCATCAAGCTGCTGATGGGCATCGTCAGCCACTTCGGCGCGAAGGCCCGGGATAACCGGGACATGCTGCGCACGCTGGTGGCGCGGGCCCCGGGAACCTGAACGGCTGTCGGACAGGTGGCGCCGGGCTCGTGCCGGGAGGCCGGAAAGGCGAACGGTCCTGCCACCCGCACCCGAGGTGGTTACTGTGCTCGCCAGGAGCCCCTCCAGGCTCCCAGGCTGTCGCACACCGTGGGTGAGGGTAGACATACGGCCGACGGCTTTCGTGATGTGGCACGGACGCTTGAGGTGGGAAGCTGGGCGGCCGGAGTTTTCAACTGCCTCACCCGGTTGATGGCTGGGTGATGGACGGGCCGGCCCGGGTGGTTGCCGAGCGGCCCTTCGGGAAGTGATTGGACGGAACGACGCGTGGAAGAACTGCTCACCAACCTGCTCGGTAGCTCCCAGGGCCTCTTCGCCTACTTTTCCGTGTTCGCCATCCTGGTGGCGTGCGGTCTGGGCGTGCCGCTGCCCGAGGACATCTCGCTCATCCTCGGTGGGTTCCTGGCGCACAAGGGCGCGGCCCACCTGCCGGTGATGATGGCGGTGGGGTTCTTCGGCATCCTGGTGGGTGACAGCCTCATCTACCTGGCGGGGCGCCGGCTGGGCACGAGGCTGGGGCGCGACCCGGGGGCGAAGGGCGGAGGGTTCTTCTCCAAGATCGTCACGCCGGAGAAGCGGGCGAAGGTGGAGTCGCTCTTCGTCACGCACGGCCAGAAGATCGTGATGATCGCCCGCTTCATGCCGGGCGTGCGCGCGGTGACGTACTTCACCGCGGGCTCCGTGCACATGTCGTACTGGCGCTTCATCTTCTGGGACGGGCTGGCGGCGCTGCTGTCCGCGCCGGTGTTCGTGTGGCTCGGGTTCCACTTCGGTGGCGAGCTGGACATGGTCATCCGCAAGCTGAAGGACGGCCAGGTCGTGGTGATGGGGTCGCTGGCGGTGCTGGCGGTGGGCTACTTCGTCTACCGTCGCCGCAAGAACGCGAAGCTCAAGGCCGAGGCCGCCGCCAAGGAGCAGCTGACGCCGGTGGCCCTGCCGCCCGTGCCGGAGACGCTGGAGAACAGCATGTCGTCGACGCGCGCGGCCAGCCCCAGCGCCTTCTTCGACGTGCCCGCCGACAAGGCGCCCGCGTCCGAGCCGGACCTGAACGCGCACAAGTAGTCACCGTGCAGCGGTGACGTGGTTCACGGACCCCGCCCCCTCGAAGGAGGGAGCGGGGTTCTTCGTTGCGGGCTATGCGCGCCGAACGCCGGGGCTCCCCGGAAGCGGGTTCGCGCGGAGGACCGCCGCCGGGTCCAGCGAAGCGCGAGCCTGGCACCTTCGTTCATGAAGGCTCCAGGCTCGCGGCGGTCTCGTTACGCCTTGCGGAGGGCCTTCGCCAGCAGTTCGGCCACGGCCTGCACCGTCGGCTCACGCAGCAGCGTGTGGTGGGTGCCCGGCAGCTCGTGCGCTTCGAGCTGTTCGCCCACCAGCGCCGCCCAGCCGCCGTCGGGCGTGCGAGTCTCGTCCCGCTCCTCCGCGTGGATGCGCAGCACGTGCTGATCCATCGCGGGTGGGTGGTAGCGCCGGGCCGCTTCGAGGTTCGCCTCGAAGACCTGGAAGAGGGCCGTGGCGTCCATACCGGGCGGCAGGGCTTCGGCCAGGGCCGCGGATTCCAGCACCGTGTCCACGTCCAGGTCCGTCAGCGGCACGCCCATCAGGTCCTGTGCGAACAGGGCTACCGCCAGCGTGCGGTCCAGGTCCGGCTCCGAGTCCGGCACCGTCTCCGGAACGTACGAGTCGATCAGCGCCACCAGCTCCACCGATTCACCTGCTTCGCGGAGCTGGTACGCCATCTCGTAGGCGATGACGCCGCCCAGGGACCAACCGCCCAGACGGTACGGGCCGTGGGGCTGGACGCCTCGCACCACGCGCACGTAGCTGGCGGCCAGGGCCTCCACGGTGTCCAGCGGTTGATTCGTGCCGTCGAGGCCTCGGGCCTGGATGCCGTAGAAGGGCTGATCCGGTCCCAGCCTCCGCGCGAGCTCCGCGTAGGCCAGCACGTTGCCTCCCACCGGGTGCACGCAGAAGAACGGCGGCGCGGTGCCCGGGCCTTCCTTCGTGAAGGGCACCAACGGCGTGAAGGGCTTCGGCTCCTCCGGCTCGGCCTCCGCCAGCAGGACCGCGAACCGCTCCACGCTGGGGGCCTGGAAGAGCGCGGACAGCGGGAGCTTCCGGGCCGTCTCCCGGTGCACCGCCGCCATCAGCCGCACCGCGAGCAGCGAGTGCCCACCCAGTTCGAAGAAGCTGGAGCGCACGTCCACCGCGGCCACGCCCAGGGCTTCAGCCCAGAGGCGCTCGAGCATTGCTTCCTGTTCGTCCCTGGGACTGACCATCGCTTCGGGGTTCGTGGCCTGGTCCACCGGGGACGGCAGTGCCGCTCGGTCCACCTTGCCGTTGGGCGTCAGCGGCAGGACGGGCAGGGCGACGTAGGCCGCCGGGACCATGTAGTCAGGCAGTGAGCACTGGAGGTGGCTTCGGAGCGGAGCGGTGTCCACCTCCGGCGCCACGTACGCCACCAGCCGCTGCACGCCTGGCACGTCCTCGCGCACCAGCACCATCGCGTCGCGGATGCCCGGGTGCGTGCGCAGCGCTGCTTCGATTTCGCCCGGCTCGATGCGGTAGCCGCGCAGCTTCACCTGGAAGTCCACGCGCCCCATGAAGTCCAGCGTGCCGTCCTGCTTCCAGCGGACCCGGTCGCCCGTGCGGTACAGGCGGGCTCCGCGCTCCGTGCTGAACGGGTGGGGAAGGAAGCGCTCCGCCGTGAGGTCCGGCCTGTTGCGGTAACCGCGTGCGAGGCCTTCGCCCGAGATGAACAGCTCGCCGGGCACTCCCACGGACACGGGGTTCAGGTTCGCGTCCAGCACGTACACGCCCACGTTGAGCATGGGCCGGCCGATGACGGGCGTGGGCTGCGCCGTGCCCTGGATGCACTCGATGGTGGACGCCACGGTTCCTTCGGTGGGGCCATAGGCGTTGTAGGCCTTCGTGTGATTCGTGGCCGCGAGCGTGCGCCACGTCACCTCGTCCATCGCCTCACCGCCGATGAAGCAGATGCCCGGCACGTGGGATTGATCCAGGAAGCCCGCCTCCAGCAGCAGCTTGAACAGCGACGGCGTGCAGTCCAGCGCGTCGATGCGCCGCTGCTCCACCCACGTGAGCATCGCCTCCGGATCCTGCCGCACGGC
The sequence above is a segment of the Corallococcus exiguus genome. Coding sequences within it:
- a CDS encoding gamma carbonic anhydrase family protein, whose product is MPLKPFRGVSPRVHPSCFIEDSAQVVGDVELGEDSSIWFNSVLRGDVNSIRIGKRTNIQDLTMIHVTSQGDSTTVGDDCTVGHRVILHGCVVGHRVLVGMGAILMDGVEVGDDCIIGAGTLLTPGTKIPPGSLVVGSPGKVKRPIHDGEREFLVQSALHYVHTAAEHRASR
- a CDS encoding cyclic nucleotide-binding domain-containing protein, with amino-acid sequence MALAPETTLKACPLFKGFTDTGISIFAAAAVSRAFPKGTALFTEGKAGDSLLIVGEGTVRLSARSPSGEDVPLGEVTVGEPLGELALVQKGERLCSATAQTDVMALEIRAADFQKLLAQKPQACIKLLMGIVSHFGAKARDNRDMLRTLVARAPGT
- a CDS encoding DedA family protein; the encoded protein is MEELLTNLLGSSQGLFAYFSVFAILVACGLGVPLPEDISLILGGFLAHKGAAHLPVMMAVGFFGILVGDSLIYLAGRRLGTRLGRDPGAKGGGFFSKIVTPEKRAKVESLFVTHGQKIVMIARFMPGVRAVTYFTAGSVHMSYWRFIFWDGLAALLSAPVFVWLGFHFGGELDMVIRKLKDGQVVVMGSLAVLAVGYFVYRRRKNAKLKAEAAAKEQLTPVALPPVPETLENSMSSTRAASPSAFFDVPADKAPASEPDLNAHK